One stretch of Tepidibacter hydrothermalis DNA includes these proteins:
- a CDS encoding pyridoxal phosphate-dependent aminotransferase: protein MIKLGHGADVNQMISKYNKSENILDFSSNINPYTPKNIEEYVLEGLKNSIKYPDIEYLNLRGNISSYLNLNYEYIVPGNGASEIIYMIMKVLDGRLGILNPTFSEYERAAIINNLKVVDLYLDEGFKVDIKYIEQNIDKFDFLFVCNPNNPSGNVQNLVELLDLLKTHEKIMIVDETFMEFVQDSYKYSLVEYVDKYSNLFIIKAVTKFFGLPGVRLGYGITSNEKIIYDMWKIKEPWTVNSFAENICKYIFKDINYIRNTKDYLKKEISYMLKELNKIDSIECFNTDTNFILLKLKKHDSNYVKEKLFINKDILVRDASNFKGLDKKYIRVAVKKREENQKLITALKEIMGV from the coding sequence ATGATAAAGCTTGGGCATGGAGCAGATGTCAATCAAATGATAAGTAAGTATAATAAGAGTGAAAATATATTAGATTTTAGCTCTAATATAAATCCATATACACCCAAGAACATAGAAGAATATGTACTTGAAGGTTTGAAAAATAGTATAAAATATCCGGATATAGAGTATTTAAATTTGAGAGGCAATATATCTTCTTATTTAAATTTAAACTATGAATATATAGTACCTGGAAATGGTGCCAGCGAGATAATATATATGATTATGAAGGTATTAGATGGAAGATTAGGGATTTTAAATCCTACATTTTCAGAATATGAAAGAGCTGCTATCATTAATAATTTAAAGGTAGTGGATTTATATTTAGATGAAGGGTTTAAAGTAGATATAAAATACATAGAACAAAATATAGATAAATTCGATTTCTTATTTGTATGTAACCCTAATAATCCAAGTGGAAATGTTCAAAATCTTGTAGAACTATTAGATTTATTAAAAACACATGAAAAAATTATGATAGTGGATGAAACTTTTATGGAGTTTGTACAGGACAGTTATAAATATTCATTAGTTGAATATGTAGATAAGTACAGCAATTTATTCATTATAAAAGCTGTTACTAAGTTCTTTGGACTTCCTGGAGTGAGACTTGGATATGGTATAACCAGCAATGAAAAGATAATTTACGATATGTGGAAAATCAAAGAGCCATGGACTGTAAATTCATTTGCTGAAAATATATGTAAATATATATTTAAAGATATAAATTATATAAGAAATACGAAGGATTATTTAAAAAAAGAGATAAGTTATATGTTAAAAGAATTAAATAAAATAGACAGTATAGAATGCTTTAATACAGATACAAACTTTATATTGTTAAAACTAAAAAAACATGATTCAAACTATGTAAAAGAAAAACTATTTATAAATAAAGATATATTAGTAAGGGATGCATCTAATTTTAAGGGGTTAGATAAAAAATATATAAGAGTTGCAGTTAAAAAAAGAGAAGAAAATCAGAAATTAATAA
- the cbiB gene encoding adenosylcobinamide-phosphate synthase CbiB, which translates to MNIVSIYTGYMLDIIFGDPYSLPHPVIYIGKFINYIEKIIRKIFKTEKSLKIGGFFLNFIVVFTTYFVTKSIVKLSMNANYYLYLVVNSLIIYTIFATKCLKDEAVKIYNVLKEDDIVKARKQLSFIVGRDTQNLSKDEIIRATVETVAENTVDGIIAPMMYIFIGGAPLGMMYKAVNTLDSMVGYKNDKYMNLGFASAKIDDLFNFIPARITACIMAMASLLLGFDFKKSIKVFIRDRKNHKSPNCAYPEGAVAGALNIQLGGTNVYFGEKVYKPTIGDKLRDIEPDDILKTNKIMYLTSILSLVIFTFIQKVI; encoded by the coding sequence ATGAATATAGTATCAATTTATACAGGATATATGCTAGATATTATATTTGGAGATCCATATAGTCTACCACATCCTGTTATATATATAGGTAAATTTATTAATTACATAGAGAAAATAATAAGAAAGATATTTAAGACTGAAAAAAGTCTTAAAATAGGAGGATTCTTTTTAAATTTTATAGTGGTATTTACAACTTATTTTGTAACAAAATCGATTGTAAAATTATCTATGAATGCGAACTATTACTTATACTTAGTTGTAAATTCATTGATTATATATACTATATTTGCAACAAAGTGTCTTAAAGATGAAGCGGTTAAAATTTATAATGTATTAAAAGAAGATGATATAGTAAAGGCTAGAAAACAACTTTCTTTTATAGTTGGAAGAGATACACAAAATTTATCTAAAGATGAGATTATAAGGGCTACTGTGGAGACTGTTGCAGAAAATACAGTAGATGGGATAATAGCACCTATGATGTATATATTTATAGGTGGAGCACCACTTGGAATGATGTATAAGGCTGTAAACACTTTAGATTCTATGGTTGGATATAAAAATGATAAGTATATGAATTTAGGATTTGCATCTGCTAAAATAGATGATTTATTCAATTTTATACCAGCTAGAATAACTGCTTGCATAATGGCTATGGCTTCTTTATTGTTAGGTTTTGACTTTAAAAAAAGTATAAAAGTGTTTATAAGAGATAGAAAGAATCATAAGAGTCCAAATTGTGCATATCCAGAAGGAGCAGTAGCAGGTGCACTTAATATACAGCTTGGTGGAACTAATGTATACTTTGGAGAAAAAGTATACAAGCCTACTATTGGAGATAAGTTAAGAGATATAGAACCAGATGATATATTAAAAACAAATAAAATAATGTATTTAACTTCAATTTTAAGTTTAGTAATATTTACTTTTATACAGAAGGTAATATAA
- a CDS encoding cobyrinate a,c-diamide synthase yields the protein MNKILIAGTSSGVGKTTVSMGIMAALKKRSLKVQPYKVGPDYIDTSYHTYITKRNSRNLDSFMLDDEKIKYLYLKNSKDADISVIEGVMGLYDGFGIDIDSCTSSYTSKILKAPVLLVIDGKSMATSAAAMVLGYKSLDKNIDLRGVIINNIASKSHFDIVKKAIEKYTDVEVLGYIPRNIEFSLPSRHLGLVPTIEMDELERKFSDLAQIIEDHIDVDRLIEISKSEDVVSSFKGDLPKFENITIAIPYDKAFNFYYWDNIDMLKDMGVNIKTFSPLEDKHLPECDGIYIGGGFPEIFAKELEQNKSIREEIRKYHDNNKPIYAECGGLMYLGESIVNKDNEEYEMVGILKGKSEMTKSLRRFGYAKGCALVDTTISKKEDVVFGHEFHHSEFITDEKCVYEVKKERDSKIIKEWMGGYQKKNTLATYLHTHFYSNLNIPINFLNKAVENK from the coding sequence TTGAATAAGATATTAATCGCAGGAACTAGCAGTGGAGTAGGTAAGACTACTGTTTCAATGGGAATAATGGCAGCTTTGAAAAAAAGAAGTCTCAAAGTTCAACCTTATAAGGTAGGGCCCGATTATATAGATACTTCGTATCATACATATATAACTAAGAGAAATTCTAGAAATTTAGATTCTTTCATGCTAGATGATGAGAAAATAAAGTATTTGTACCTAAAAAATTCTAAGGATGCAGATATTTCTGTAATAGAAGGTGTTATGGGACTGTATGATGGATTTGGAATAGATATAGATTCATGTACAAGCTCATATACTTCAAAAATACTTAAAGCTCCTGTTTTATTAGTTATAGATGGTAAAAGCATGGCTACATCTGCAGCGGCTATGGTTTTAGGATATAAAAGCTTAGATAAAAACATTGATTTAAGAGGAGTTATAATAAATAATATAGCATCTAAAAGCCACTTTGATATAGTAAAAAAAGCTATCGAAAAGTATACAGATGTTGAAGTTCTTGGATATATTCCAAGAAATATAGAATTTTCCCTTCCTTCCCGACACCTAGGACTAGTACCCACAATTGAAATGGATGAATTAGAACGAAAATTTAGCGATTTAGCACAAATAATAGAAGATCATATAGATGTTGATAGACTAATAGAAATATCAAAATCAGAAGATGTAGTATCAAGCTTTAAAGGTGATTTACCTAAATTTGAAAATATAACAATAGCGATACCATATGATAAGGCATTTAATTTTTATTACTGGGATAATATAGATATGTTAAAGGATATGGGAGTGAATATAAAGACGTTTAGCCCTTTAGAGGACAAGCATTTACCTGAGTGTGATGGTATATATATAGGCGGTGGCTTCCCAGAAATATTTGCAAAAGAACTAGAGCAAAATAAATCTATACGAGAAGAAATAAGAAAATATCATGATAATAACAAACCTATATATGCCGAATGCGGAGGTCTTATGTATTTGGGTGAGAGTATAGTTAATAAAGATAATGAAGAATACGAGATGGTTGGAATATTAAAGGGTAAGAGCGAGATGACAAAATCCCTTAGAAGGTTTGGTTATGCAAAAGGATGTGCTTTAGTAGACACTACTATATCTAAAAAAGAAGATGTAGTTTTTGGACATGAATTTCATCACTCAGAATTCATAACTGATGAAAAATGTGTTTATGAGGTAAAAAAGGAGAGAGATTCTAAAATAATAAAAGAGTGGATGGGTGGATATCAAAAGAAAAATACTTTAGCAACATATCTACATACTCATTTTTACTCTAATCTAAATATTCCTATAAACTTTTTAAATAAGGCGGTAGAAAATAAATGA
- a CDS encoding DUF1638 domain-containing protein, translating into MRCKALICDVLSRDFYYYSSLSDNIVDIELMDSYNHLYPQKMKESIQKKIDKVDSSKYDYILMGFGLCGNALNGIHTKDIKIVVPKVHDCITLFMGSRRKYKKYFEDSPNSMYYISSWIEKNGINQDMQDLKSIGLGESYEYYEQKYGKKGAKYLSEIANEWIKRYDKAVYVTNKLVKEDYSHDVINISKKRQWNFEEIKGNSDMIENLINGYWNEDDFLVVEKNSRIYSTGDDSVVDFEYVQS; encoded by the coding sequence ATGAGATGTAAAGCGCTTATATGCGATGTTTTATCTAGGGATTTTTATTATTATAGTTCACTTAGTGACAATATAGTGGATATAGAGCTTATGGATTCATACAACCATTTGTATCCTCAAAAGATGAAGGAGAGTATACAGAAGAAGATTGATAAAGTAGATTCTTCTAAATACGATTACATATTAATGGGATTTGGTCTTTGTGGAAATGCACTTAATGGGATACACACTAAGGATATAAAAATAGTAGTACCTAAGGTGCATGATTGCATAACTCTTTTTATGGGGTCTAGGAGAAAATACAAAAAATATTTCGAAGACAGTCCCAATTCTATGTACTATATATCATCATGGATAGAAAAAAATGGAATAAATCAAGATATGCAGGATTTAAAAAGTATAGGGCTTGGAGAAAGCTATGAATACTATGAGCAGAAATACGGAAAAAAAGGAGCAAAATATTTGTCTGAAATAGCTAACGAATGGATAAAAAGATATGATAAGGCTGTATATGTAACCAATAAATTAGTAAAAGAAGATTATTCTCATGATGTTATAAATATCTCCAAAAAAAGACAATGGAATTTTGAAGAAATAAAGGGAAATAGTGACATGATAGAGAATTTAATAAATGGGTATTGGAATGAAGATGACTTTTTGGTGGTTGAGAAAAATAGCAGAATATATTCGACAGGAGACGACAGCGTAGTCGACTTCGAATACGTACAAAGTTAA